The following DNA comes from Henckelia pumila isolate YLH828 unplaced genomic scaffold, ASM3356847v2 CTG_461:::fragment_3, whole genome shotgun sequence.
TTTCGCTGGATGACCTGGATTTTTCCGATGTTTTCGGCCCTGCACCTACTATAACAATTCTACCTCAAATATCTGAAGACTCGGAAGATTTTGATGTGCCATCAAAAGTGACTCAGTCCGTTCAGAATGAACCAGAGGTGATCTACCGCAGATCCCACTCCTTTGTTGGACCCACGACTTGTGTAAGTCAATTATCGAAGATTGGAAATTTTACTTTGCACGAGAAAGAAGACTGGCTAGAACTCAAGGATGAAATTGACGAAGATGCTGAAGGGGAATTTTTCGAATCTTGTCCCGAAAATAGCTTTTTGAAGAAGTCACTGTTTCAGGTTGACGGAGATTCAGTGAAGACTATCGGGCTTGAGgactttgaaattttgaaagttGTTGGCCAAGGTGCATTTGGTAAAGTGTACCAGGTGAGGAAGATCGGTTCATCGGAAATCTTTGCAATGAAGGTGATGCGGAAAGATAAGATAGTCGAGAAAAATCACGCGGAGTACATGATAGCGGAGAGGGATATAATGACAAAGATCGAACATCCTTTCATCATCCAACTCAGATATTCTTTTCAGGTATTCATAATTGATTGCTGTGTTTCGATCTATTTATTTGAATGAAGTGTAATTGGAGTTTACTTTATGAACTTGGTTTTAATTTGGATACCTTTACTGTGGTGCAGACTAAATATAGATTGTACCTCATTCTTGATTTCGTGAATGGAGGCCACCTTTTTTTTCAACTCCATCATCATGGCCTATTCAGGGAGGATTTGGCCCGCATATATACCGCTGAGATGGTTTCTGCCGTTGCTCACCTCCATAAGAACGGCATAATGCACAGGGATCTAAAACCCGAGAATATTCTCCTGGATTCGGAGGGCCATGTAAGGATTTCTACCTCATTATTTCTCTTGAATTGTATTATAGTTGAGCACTGTATTTGTATGTAAATATGAATCAAGTATATGTCCTTTGATGATTCGCTAGATCCCCTTTCTCAGCACTGGTTTAACTAGAactaaaaatatgttttttaaCACAATTTTAAGCCTTCACtcattagattttattttgtttaaatgcAGGCAATGCTTACCGATTTTGGTCTTGCAAAACAGTTTGACGATAAAACTAGATCGAACTCAATGTGTGGAACACTGGAGTACATGGCACCTGAAATTGTTCTTGGTAAAGGTCATGATAAAGCTGCAGATTGGTGGAGTTTGGGAATTATCTTGTATGAAATGTTGACCGGGAAGGTTAGCTCGAGGCTTCAAGCACATATACTCAATTTTTAACCCTTGAactttatgaaaataaatttgtaaCCTTAGCATTTTTCACTTTTTTCTTGAGAAagatttaatttctttttcatttatttGCAGCCGCCATTTTGTGGGAATAGACAAAAGATTCAGCAGAAGATACTCAAAGACAAAATCAAGCTACCATCATTTTTGTCTAGCGATGCTCATTCTCTGTTAAAAGGGGTAATGCTATTTTCATGCTTTTGTCACTTGCTCAAAAACTATATCTATCGTTCTCTATCCTCTTAAAAAACATTGGAAACATAAGTTTCATTCTTGATGAAATTCCCAGTTTTTTCATTCTTTTTGGACTTCGTTTTCATGTAACGATCAAGGTATCATATAATTGATCATCGTCTGCTTGATTTAAACTTCAGCTGCTACAAAAAGAAGCAAACAAACGCCTTGGAAGTGGACAGAAAGGCGGTGAGGAGATAAAAGGACACAAGTGGTTCGCATCCATCAACTGGAAGAAACTCGAAGGTCGAGAAATTCAACCAAGCTTCCTTCCTCAAGTCGCAGGCAAACACTGCATCGCCAACTTTGATGAACGGTGGACCAAAATGCCGCTCCTGGACTCCCCAGCTGCCAGTCCAAAATGTGGGGAGAATCCCTTTAAAGGGTTCAGCTATGAGAAGCCTGCTGCTCCATTTCTGTGCATGAATCGATCGAACTACTAGTGTTTAAGAATTGCTGTCTGCGGAAGATCTATCTTGAAACTTGATTGTTGTACTATATTACTGTTGTGTTTTTTTTACTGTTTTTTAGCCACCTGGGAATATGCCGAGACCCCAATAAGTGCGGTTTGACTTGACCCAAAACAATAATATTGGATGCATTTGTCTCGAGCTTGATGTTCCGCTCCATGTACTAGTCATCATATTTAAACTCAATTTACATGTATACCACCCAAACTTTCTTGCAGTCGTGATAATTTTCAACGGCTCTACGATGTTGTttgaaaatgttttaaaaaaatgattttgaaCTCGTGCATGAAAGAGACATCGGGGTTGATTATCTAATTAGGGTGGGAGAAATCAGTACTTTCGTCCTACAAATAGtcattttattttaatcaaCAAAAACATCAGAAACAAATGAATGTATACATAGCATACTTGAAAAACTCATCCAGTAATCAATCTACTCATCCCCTCACGGCGTCTGCACGTTGGAGTCTTTCGACCGATTATCCTCTGATGATGGCCTGTTATCCCCTTCGGAACCTCGAATTTCCTCTATCATCCGCACAACATCATCCATACTCGGTCTCATATCCACCCCCTTTGCCACACATGATAGCGCAACCTGCAGCAACTGCACCATCTCCTCCTCAATATTCTGGTACTTCATAAGCTCCACGTCGAAAACCTCAGCTGTCCATTCCTCACGAACAACAGAACGAACCCATCTAGGCAGATCGATCACCTCATCGTACCCCATATATTGGATCGGTGATTTTCCTGTGAGAATCTCCAGTAGGAGCACACCAAAGCTATAAACATCTGACTTTTGACTCATTTTTTGAGCCTCAATCACTTCTGGTGCTCGGTATCCAGCAACCCGGTATTTGGTGGGAATGGAGTTGAATAAAGAGCCTAAGGCGAAATCAGTAACCCGAGCATCTAGGGCATCGGTGAGGAGTATGTTTGACGACTTGATGTTTCCATGAGTAAATTTAGTGCCACCTTCTGAATGGATGTGAGCTAGTCCCCTTGCTGCTCCTAGTGCAATGTTTAGCCTTGTGTCCCAATCTAGT
Coding sequences within:
- the LOC140871540 gene encoding serine/threonine-protein kinase AtPK2/AtPK19-like — protein: MVASQQSILAGTKLLMPSQNHVLQTAEALDALSLDDLDFSDVFGPAPTITILPQISEDSEDFDVPSKVTQSVQNEPEVIYRRSHSFVGPTTCVSQLSKIGNFTLHEKEDWLELKDEIDEDAEGEFFESCPENSFLKKSLFQVDGDSVKTIGLEDFEILKVVGQGAFGKVYQVRKIGSSEIFAMKVMRKDKIVEKNHAEYMIAERDIMTKIEHPFIIQLRYSFQTKYRLYLILDFVNGGHLFFQLHHHGLFREDLARIYTAEMVSAVAHLHKNGIMHRDLKPENILLDSEGHAMLTDFGLAKQFDDKTRSNSMCGTLEYMAPEIVLGKGHDKAADWWSLGIILYEMLTGKPPFCGNRQKIQQKILKDKIKLPSFLSSDAHSLLKGLLQKEANKRLGSGQKGGEEIKGHKWFASINWKKLEGREIQPSFLPQVAGKHCIANFDERWTKMPLLDSPAASPKCGENPFKGFSYEKPAAPFLCMNRSNY